The genomic window TTTGGTGGATAAAGAAAAAAACAGTATCGAAAATTATTTTCAAATTTCTGGAACTACTGTTTTTGATAACAAACCATGTTACATTATTACGATTAATTATCCGAAATACAGATACGTTGCATATACTGTAAAACAAGGGGAAACAATCATTTCTATTGCTCGAAAATTGGATGTGGGCGAATATGAAATTCTTCAAAAAAATAAATTTTCAGATTATAATGAAAAATTGAAAGAAGGACAAGAAATACAAGTTCCGAATACGTATTCCAGTAAAAGTATTTTGTATATAGATGAAAAATTATTTTTACCATTGTTCATTCAAATCTTTGATGATGAAGGGTTGTACGAGCAATACGAATTTCATAATTTACAAGTAAATCCATTTATTGCACCCGAAGAATTCACAAAAAATTATCCGGGATATCATTTTTAAAAAGACACTTCAGAAAAATAATTTTTCAAAAAAACGTGAGTACTTCTTCTAAAATAATTATTTATACAGATGGTTCTTCTCGTGGAAACCCTGGTCCTGGTGGATATGCAGCTATTTTAATTTCAGGAAGTCAT from Bacteroidia bacterium includes these protein-coding regions:
- a CDS encoding DUF1571 domain-containing protein; this encodes MKKMFQAVKEINTMRYDMKAQERIETKLMHAHASVKLNLSPRKLYLKNSVTGREILWVTGENNGEALVNPNAFPYFDLNLDPYGSLMRHNQHHTIFEMGFTYATHMIEALVDKEKNSIENYFQISGTTVFDNKPCYIITINYPKYRYVAYTVKQGETIISIARKLDVGEYEILQKNKFSDYNEKLKEGQEIQVPNTYSSKSILYIDEKLFLPLFIQIFDDEGLYEQYEFHNLQVNPFIAPEEFTKNYPGYHF